In one Paraburkholderia megapolitana genomic region, the following are encoded:
- a CDS encoding NAD(P)/FAD-dependent oxidoreductase has translation MTEHATRESDVLVIGSGLHGSSSAFHLARRGVTVTVLEADYVGRHASGVNAGGVRTLGRPLPEIPLALMSREIWHDLVATIGDDAGFVASGQLKIAETDAELDECRERVALLEAQGFTHEKIIDRETVRELEPALAPHVTGGIWVERDGYALPFRATTAFRLAAQKHGAQFHEDTPATRIEQRGSHWVVDTPRGVFSARHLVVAAGAWAGELAQQVGEPVPVHPEGLMLMVTHRVAPFCRATLGATGRPLSFKQFDNGTVVIGGKLIGIADLQARHGEVDFARLVKSANTVVELFPHLRHLGINRAWAGVEAFTDDALPVISSSRRASNLTYTFGYCGSGFQLGPGCGKLVSELVMDGVASLPLDAFAIDRFGKTTEASH, from the coding sequence GTGACTGAGCACGCAACCCGCGAGTCGGACGTCCTGGTGATCGGCAGCGGGCTGCACGGATCGAGCAGCGCGTTCCACCTCGCGCGTCGCGGCGTGACGGTGACCGTGCTCGAAGCCGACTATGTCGGTCGTCATGCATCGGGTGTCAACGCCGGTGGCGTGCGCACGCTCGGGCGTCCACTACCGGAGATTCCACTTGCGTTGATGTCGCGCGAGATCTGGCACGACCTCGTCGCCACGATCGGCGACGATGCGGGTTTCGTCGCGTCGGGACAGTTGAAGATTGCCGAGACCGACGCCGAACTCGATGAATGCCGCGAACGCGTTGCGCTTCTCGAAGCGCAGGGTTTCACGCATGAAAAGATCATCGATCGCGAAACCGTGCGCGAACTCGAGCCGGCGCTTGCGCCGCATGTGACTGGTGGAATCTGGGTCGAGCGCGACGGCTATGCGCTGCCGTTTCGAGCGACGACCGCGTTCCGGCTGGCCGCGCAAAAGCACGGTGCGCAATTTCACGAAGACACGCCGGCAACGCGGATCGAGCAGCGCGGGAGCCACTGGGTCGTCGATACACCGCGCGGTGTTTTTTCGGCTAGGCATCTCGTCGTTGCAGCCGGTGCGTGGGCGGGCGAGCTGGCGCAGCAAGTCGGCGAGCCGGTACCGGTTCATCCAGAAGGACTGATGCTGATGGTCACGCATCGCGTCGCGCCGTTCTGTCGTGCGACGCTCGGCGCAACGGGGCGACCGCTGTCGTTCAAGCAATTCGATAACGGGACCGTGGTGATCGGCGGCAAGCTGATCGGGATTGCCGATCTGCAGGCGCGTCATGGCGAGGTGGATTTTGCAAGGCTGGTGAAGAGCGCCAATACGGTGGTTGAGCTGTTTCCGCATCTGCGTCATCTCGGGATTAATCGCGCATGGGCTGGTGTGGAAGCATTCACCGACGATGCGTTGCCTGTCATCTCGTCGAGTCGGCGTGCGTCGAATTTGACCTATACGTTCGGTTACTGCGGGAGCGGGTTCCAGCTTGGGCCGGGCTGCGGCAAGCTGGTGTCAGAACTGGTGATGGACGGTGTAGCATCGTTGCCGCTCGATGCCTTCGCCATTGACCGCTTCGGCAAGACGACGGAGGCATCGCATTGA
- a CDS encoding RidA family protein: MSEIVRIETNQRMSRVVKAAGLVFIGGQTSNDRTLDVKGQTQQVLAKIDGFLAQAGIDKTRLVSSQIWLANIERDFAGMNEVWDAWVAPGCAPTRATVESKLAAPDLLVEITVTALA; the protein is encoded by the coding sequence ATGAGCGAAATTGTCAGGATCGAAACAAATCAACGGATGAGCCGCGTGGTGAAAGCGGCGGGGCTGGTGTTTATCGGTGGGCAGACCTCGAATGACCGCACGCTCGATGTAAAAGGGCAAACCCAGCAGGTGCTGGCGAAGATCGATGGATTTCTTGCGCAGGCAGGCATCGACAAGACGCGGCTGGTGTCCTCCCAGATCTGGCTGGCGAATATCGAGCGGGACTTTGCGGGAATGAACGAGGTGTGGGACGCGTGGGTCGCGCCGGGCTGCGCACCGACGCGAGCGACCGTCGAATCGAAGCTGGCCGCGCCGGACTTGCTGGTGGAAATTACGGTGACGGCGTTGGCATAA
- a CDS encoding 2-hydroxyacid dehydrogenase — MTHLLLLADNLDMSPLAGPLTERLQPFAPNLRVCLPGDPGADTAEIAVCWNPPAGALATLPQLRLVHSIAAGVDNILSDPTLPDVPLCRVVDPAHAQGMTEFVMWGVLHFHRHFDAVLANQSKALWRRPRQIDAARRRIGVMGLGTLGARVATELHRFGFDVRGWSRERKSLPGITTFGADQFTGFCSDLDLAVCLLPLTEQTRGILGRATFDALPRGARLIHAGRGEHVVRADLLAALEDGQLGGAIVDVFDTEPLPPDDAYWRASNLIVTPHMASVASFECIGEQVAYNVQQLLSGGALRHVVDRSRGY; from the coding sequence ATGACGCATCTCCTGTTACTCGCCGACAACCTCGACATGTCGCCGCTTGCCGGCCCACTGACCGAACGGCTGCAGCCGTTCGCGCCGAATTTACGCGTGTGCCTGCCCGGCGATCCCGGCGCAGACACCGCGGAAATCGCGGTGTGCTGGAATCCACCGGCCGGCGCGCTCGCAACGCTGCCGCAGCTGCGGCTCGTGCACAGCATCGCAGCAGGAGTCGACAACATCCTCAGCGATCCGACCTTGCCCGATGTGCCGCTGTGCCGTGTCGTCGACCCTGCTCACGCGCAGGGCATGACCGAATTCGTGATGTGGGGCGTGCTGCATTTTCACCGGCACTTCGATGCAGTGCTGGCGAACCAGTCGAAGGCGCTCTGGCGACGTCCGAGACAGATCGACGCGGCGCGACGCCGGATCGGCGTGATGGGGCTCGGTACGCTCGGCGCGCGCGTGGCTACCGAGTTGCATCGCTTCGGTTTCGATGTTCGAGGCTGGTCGCGCGAACGCAAAAGCTTGCCTGGCATCACGACCTTCGGCGCGGATCAATTCACCGGGTTTTGCTCGGACCTGGACCTCGCAGTGTGTCTGCTGCCGCTTACAGAACAAACGCGCGGCATCCTGGGCCGCGCGACCTTCGATGCACTACCGCGCGGCGCACGACTGATTCACGCGGGCCGCGGCGAACACGTGGTGCGTGCGGACCTGCTCGCGGCGCTCGAGGACGGGCAACTCGGCGGCGCGATCGTCGATGTATTCGACACTGAACCGCTGCCGCCCGACGACGCCTACTGGCGCGCATCGAATCTGATCGTGACGCCGCATATGGCGTCGGTGGCGAGCTTCGAATGCATCGGCGAGCAGGTCGCATATAACGTGCAGCAGCTGTTGAGCGGCGGCGCGTTGCGGCATGTGGTGGATCGCAGCAGGGGGTACTGA
- a CDS encoding class II aldolase/adducin family protein, which translates to MSATLAASTAHRYSSEEWAVRCDLAALYRLVAHFRMTDLIDTHITARVPGPEHHFLINRYGVLFHEMRASDLVKIDSNGRVVEPDADDEQNAARYRVNAAGFTIHSAVHMAREDLHFVVHTHTSAGSAVSAQKQGLLPISQHALKFYGHLAYHNYEGIALDLGERERLIADLGTHNAMILRNHGLLAGGVSAGTAFHEIYFLERACQIQVQALAGGAELNPVSEAVCKLTAAQFHSDKAGGIIDLAWEAALRLIDDSGPDYRS; encoded by the coding sequence ATGAGCGCCACGCTCGCGGCTTCGACCGCACATCGCTACAGCAGCGAAGAATGGGCTGTTCGCTGCGATCTGGCCGCGTTATACCGGCTCGTCGCGCATTTCCGGATGACCGACCTGATCGACACGCACATCACGGCTCGCGTGCCTGGGCCCGAGCACCACTTTCTGATCAACCGCTACGGCGTGCTGTTCCATGAAATGCGTGCGTCGGATCTGGTGAAGATCGACAGCAACGGGCGTGTCGTCGAACCCGATGCGGACGATGAGCAGAACGCCGCGCGCTATCGCGTCAATGCCGCGGGCTTCACGATTCATTCCGCCGTGCATATGGCGCGCGAGGACCTGCACTTCGTCGTGCACACGCATACGTCGGCCGGTTCTGCGGTGTCCGCGCAGAAACAGGGCTTGCTGCCGATCAGCCAGCACGCGCTGAAGTTCTATGGGCACCTCGCTTACCACAACTACGAAGGCATCGCGCTCGATCTCGGCGAACGCGAGCGCTTGATCGCGGACCTCGGCACGCACAACGCGATGATCCTGCGCAATCACGGGTTGCTGGCCGGTGGTGTATCGGCGGGTACGGCGTTTCACGAGATCTATTTTCTCGAGCGCGCCTGCCAGATACAGGTGCAGGCACTGGCGGGCGGCGCGGAATTGAATCCGGTATCGGAGGCGGTGTGCAAGCTGACCGCTGCCCAGTTCCATAGCGACAAGGCGGGCGGCATCATCGATCTCGCGTGGGAAGCGGCGTTGCGGTTGATCGACGATTCCGGTCCTGACTATCGCAGTTGA
- a CDS encoding MFS transporter produces the protein MSHPVHTRQPVRAAAAAFIGTTVEFYDFYAYATAAALVLGEIFFPGTNRFASTLASFATFFAGFVARPLSGMVFGHLGDRLGRKKMLLLTMFLMGGATTGIGLLPTYASIGVWAPVMLVTLRIVQGIAAGGEWGGAVLMSSEHAPQGRKTFFASFPQMGSPAGLLLTLIAFRLVTSLDHASFVSWGWRLPFLASFVLLLIGLAIRFGVEESPEFERARAAGKLAVAPVSEVLRTHLRPILLAAAATTIGAAGFFFTNTFMISYVTTWLSIPKTTILDCLFVVTIIQLLSQPVSAWLASRIGDARFLTLAASVSIFTPYPMFLLVNTQQPVAIIAGISLAVVTLSAVYAVIAGFMTAAFPTRLRYSGISIAYQLCATVAAGTTPLIGTMLAQRFQGQWVPLALFFSLLSLVSLGGIIGLARYQQRVALHGDVAPQAQAQPQAQG, from the coding sequence ATGAGTCATCCGGTCCACACCCGCCAGCCGGTCCGCGCGGCCGCTGCCGCATTCATCGGCACCACCGTCGAGTTCTACGACTTCTACGCCTACGCAACTGCCGCCGCCCTCGTGCTCGGCGAAATCTTCTTTCCAGGCACCAACCGTTTTGCGAGCACACTGGCTTCGTTTGCGACGTTCTTCGCGGGATTTGTCGCGCGGCCGTTATCGGGGATGGTGTTCGGCCACCTCGGCGACCGGCTCGGTCGCAAGAAAATGTTGCTGCTGACAATGTTCCTGATGGGCGGCGCAACAACCGGCATCGGCTTGCTGCCGACCTACGCATCGATCGGTGTCTGGGCGCCCGTCATGCTCGTTACGCTGCGCATCGTGCAGGGCATTGCAGCGGGCGGCGAATGGGGCGGGGCGGTGCTGATGTCGAGCGAGCATGCGCCGCAGGGGCGCAAGACTTTCTTCGCATCGTTCCCGCAGATGGGCAGCCCCGCCGGTTTGCTGCTAACGCTGATCGCCTTCCGGCTCGTCACGTCGCTCGATCATGCGAGCTTCGTGTCATGGGGCTGGCGCCTGCCGTTTCTCGCGAGCTTCGTGCTGTTGCTGATCGGCCTCGCGATCCGATTCGGCGTCGAGGAATCGCCCGAGTTCGAACGCGCGCGGGCCGCGGGCAAGCTCGCAGTGGCGCCGGTCAGCGAAGTGCTGCGAACGCATCTGCGGCCGATCCTGCTGGCCGCCGCGGCAACGACAATCGGCGCGGCCGGCTTCTTCTTCACCAATACGTTCATGATCTCGTACGTGACGACGTGGCTGTCGATACCGAAGACGACGATCCTCGATTGCCTGTTCGTCGTGACGATCATTCAGCTGTTGTCGCAGCCGGTGTCCGCGTGGCTGGCGAGTCGTATCGGCGATGCGCGTTTTCTGACGCTGGCCGCGAGCGTGTCGATTTTCACGCCGTATCCGATGTTTCTGCTCGTGAACACGCAGCAACCGGTTGCGATCATCGCGGGTATTTCGCTGGCGGTCGTCACGCTGTCAGCGGTGTATGCGGTGATTGCCGGTTTTATGACAGCGGCGTTTCCGACGCGCTTGCGCTACTCCGGCATTTCAATCGCATACCAGTTATGTGCGACGGTGGCGGCCGGCACGACACCGCTGATCGGCACGATGCTCGCGCAACGCTTCCAGGGGCAATGGGTGCCGCTCGCACTATTTTTTTCGCTGCTGTCGCTGGTCTCGCTTGGTGGCATCATCGGGTTGGCACGTTATCAGCAGAGAGTCGCTTTGCACGGCGACGTTGCTCCCCAGGCGCAAGCCCAGCCTCAAGCTCAGGGATGA
- a CDS encoding H-NS family nucleoid-associated regulatory protein: protein MKQQAEQQVLDFDGQARERLIQWIRNRMEEFDITMEVLEAALIAEAARPKYRDAFGNRWDGQGERPDWLRRAINAGQDIEHFRC from the coding sequence ATGAAACAACAAGCGGAACAACAGGTACTGGATTTCGACGGGCAGGCGCGCGAGCGGCTGATCCAGTGGATCCGGAATCGCATGGAAGAGTTCGACATCACGATGGAAGTCCTGGAAGCGGCGCTTATCGCCGAAGCAGCCAGGCCGAAATATCGCGATGCGTTTGGCAACCGCTGGGATGGTCAGGGCGAGCGGCCCGACTGGTTGCGACGGGCGATCAATGCGGGGCAGGACATCGAACACTTTCGGTGCTGA
- a CDS encoding TetR/AcrR family transcriptional regulator codes for METPTVREQLLQHAQTLLMTRGYNGFSYRDLADLVGVKTSSIHYYFPTKEDLALEAVDAYSSEVLSTIRAIDASLAPEKKLERYAKQFGLVLGNGDQICLCGMLAADIESLPENVRQAVQAFFKANESWLAKVLAEGEARGTLRVNGKVESAARALYASFQGSVLASRLFHSKARLEDVVNSVRIG; via the coding sequence ATGGAAACGCCAACCGTCCGCGAACAGCTTCTGCAACACGCCCAGACCTTACTGATGACCCGAGGCTACAACGGGTTCAGCTACCGGGATCTCGCCGATCTCGTGGGTGTGAAGACATCGAGCATTCACTACTACTTCCCTACCAAGGAAGACCTCGCGCTTGAAGCTGTAGATGCATACAGCAGCGAGGTGTTGAGCACGATCCGCGCAATCGATGCGTCACTCGCACCGGAAAAAAAGCTCGAACGCTATGCGAAGCAGTTTGGTCTCGTGCTCGGCAACGGCGATCAGATCTGTCTGTGCGGCATGCTGGCAGCGGACATCGAATCGCTGCCCGAAAACGTGCGGCAGGCCGTGCAGGCGTTTTTCAAGGCCAACGAAAGCTGGCTCGCCAAAGTACTGGCGGAAGGCGAAGCGCGCGGCACACTGCGCGTGAACGGAAAAGTGGAAAGCGCGGCGCGCGCACTGTATGCGTCGTTTCAAGGCAGCGTCCTTGCCAGCCGGTTGTTTCACTCGAAGGCGCGGCTCGAAGACGTCGTCAATTCAGTCCGGATTGGATAA